In one Gossypium hirsutum isolate 1008001.06 chromosome D09, Gossypium_hirsutum_v2.1, whole genome shotgun sequence genomic region, the following are encoded:
- the LOC107892513 gene encoding uncharacterized protein, with protein MSFSPPPPPVFAGENYNIWAVKMKTYLQAHDLWNVLQNDAELPPLRANPTIAQIRQHNEDCAKKYKAMSCLQSGVSDVIFTRIMACDTPKEAWDKLKVEFQGSDKTRQINLRRDFENLRRKDSETIKQYADKIMATVNNIRLLGDDFSDQRVVEKVITTLPEKYE; from the coding sequence ATGAGCTTTTCACCACCACCTCCACCTGTGTTTGCTGGTGAAAACTACAACATATGGGCtgtaaaaatgaaaacatatctACAGGCACATGACCTGTGGAATGTTCTTCAAAATGATGCAGAACTACCACCTTTGAGAGCTAATCCAACGATAGCTCAAATAAGGCAGCACAATGAAGACTGTGCAAAGAAGTATAAGGCTATGTCATGCCTTCAAAGTGGAGTTTCAGATGTCATCTTCACAAGGATAATGGCTTGTGACACACCAAAGGAGGCCTGGGATAAACTCAAGGTGGAGTTTCAAGGTTCAGACAAGACCAGACAGATCAACTTGAGAAGGGATTTTGAGAATCTGAGAAGGAAAGACTCAGAAACCATCAAGCAGTATGCTGACAAAATTATGGCTACTGTCAATAACATAAGACTGCTTGGGGATGATTTTAGTGATCAGAGGGTAGTTGAGAAAGTCATAACAACCCTGCCAGAGAAGTATGAATAA
- the LOC107892512 gene encoding auxin-responsive protein SAUR36, which translates to MAKNRRGLMMFRPFFQKLRKGFSSSAYSASPALNHSKFDEDMSVVKGEETQRFLIELDHLTNPEFLSLLDQAREEYGFHQKGVLTLPCRPQELQEILRHSKGSNACTESWGYM; encoded by the exons ATGGCAAAAAACAGAAGAGGGTTAATGATGTtcaggcctttctttcaaaaacTACGAAAGGGATTCTCGAGTTCAGCATACAGCGCATCTCCGGCGCTCAACCATTCCAAATTCGATGAAGACATGAGTGTTG TGAAGGGAGAAGAAACACAGAGGTTTCTTATTGAATTAGACCACCTAACAAACCCTGAATTTCTAAGTCTACTGGATCAAGCTCGGGAAGAATATGGATTCCATCAGAAAGGGGTTCTTACTCTCCCTTGTCGACCTCAAGAATTGCAAGAGATTCTACGACACAGCAAAGGAAGCAATGCTTGCACTGAAAGTTGGGGATATATGTAA